A region from the Ichthyobacterium seriolicida genome encodes:
- a CDS encoding tail fiber domain-containing protein has translation MKKIGLLFIMFSTYAFPQVFPDKLSYQAIIRDDQGNILRDSFINIRIILFINETSLGEKTVYSETHRVRTNSDGIASLKIGDGDKPNVYKTLKLTDLDWEIPHMIKTELDLNNNGQYDIKRKGKLLSVPYAIYANTARKIIVVNNLSSHSSAVPLSANQGRILSERIQTKIHKNTIVDNLNSNDAKKVLSAAQGKVLKTEIGTKLNISDIADNLTTNNPNKALSANQGRILSRMIQTKIDKSKIINNLNSTNATEVLSAAQGKVLKTEIGTKLNISDIVDNLTTNNPNKALSANQGRILFGMIQTKIDKSKIINNLNSTNATEVLSAAQGKALKIEIDTKLNISDIVDDLVTNDPAKALSAAQGKKLNEKINKNNTLIKDPRGNLITKWSGNGSNGTSGGIGIENTFLGIRSGNAITTGGFNTAFGSESLKDNTIGTRNTSIGHASLHKSIDGEKNVAIGSYTLYNMITGNKNIAIGNEAGYYIADGLTFLQATNNSIFIGNNAKALADNSINEIVIGDDAIGRGNNTVVIGKEGSITSTHLGGILHSAGFNKRSKIMGGFTYNVGDVVFYDWVFYKRTGSAVTITSTTPTPPSDPNWEDISSDKLRKVGTNNLITKWSGRNSNGTSAGSGIENSFLGIMSGNAITTGKFNTAFGFKSLRDNTTGHRNTSIGSYSLAFNTIGAMNTSIGHSSLYNLVNGEKNVAIGSHPLYTMTTGNNNVAIGPLALYEITTGDNNIAIGNNAGYNIRNGTYLRVSNNSIFIGNDVNALNANSSNEIVIGNAATGKGNNTVVIGKEDSITSTHLGGILHSAGFNKRSKMSGFTYNVGDVVLYDGVFYKRTGSAITIPVTGPSPTPSSDPNWEDISSDKLLKIGRNNLIAKWSGKGSNGTNAGTGKENIFLGIMSGNAITSGDRNTAFGFKSFEDNTTGEKNTSFGAYSLADNDTGSRNTSIGYASLYKLASGRRNVAVGSHPLYEMTSGDDNTAIGTNALYKITTGDNNTTIGAYALHKITTGDNNTAIGTNALHKITTGDNNTAMGNKAGYYISNGSLLLTSNNSIFIGNNVKAEADNSSNEIVIGNDAKGKGDNTVTIGNSNITKTHLKGIVYANGVQLSSDKRIKSIISISDKESDLKKLLDIEITDYTMRDTDKMGNQHFKKVIAQQIEGIVPNIVEKNSGVIPSVYEFSKSVEIIDNMTSITTKKSHGFSKGDMVRLNLDDKREILVKVKEIKSANAFVVDLGDEVPPDKVFVYGKRVDDLRSVDYDGLTTLNISATQAVFNRIVDLEKESSIIKYENSILKQEVKVLKEGLSNSRKEIIKNLINILSKAKIIDVKDLKSLIEE, from the coding sequence ATGAAAAAAATAGGTCTTTTATTTATAATGTTTAGCACATATGCATTTCCCCAAGTTTTCCCTGATAAGTTAAGTTATCAAGCTATAATAAGAGATGATCAAGGCAATATATTGAGGGATAGTTTTATCAATATACGAATAATATTATTTATCAATGAGACTTCCCTTGGCGAAAAGACCGTATATAGCGAAACTCATAGAGTTAGGACTAACAGTGACGGTATAGCGTCTTTAAAGATAGGCGATGGCGATAAACCTAACGTTTATAAAACTCTCAAATTAACAGATTTAGATTGGGAAATTCCTCATATGATTAAAACAGAATTAGATCTGAATAATAATGGACAATACGATATAAAGAGAAAGGGGAAGCTGCTTAGTGTTCCATATGCTATATATGCTAATACTGCTAGAAAAATTATTGTTGTAAATAATCTAAGTTCTCATAGTAGTGCCGTTCCTCTATCAGCTAACCAGGGTAGAATATTGTCTGAAAGGATACAAACTAAGATCCATAAGAATACGATCGTAGATAATTTAAATAGCAATGATGCTAAAAAGGTATTATCAGCGGCACAAGGAAAAGTTCTTAAGACAGAAATAGGTACTAAATTAAATATATCTGATATAGCAGATAATTTAACCACTAATAATCCTAATAAGGCCTTATCAGCAAACCAGGGCAGAATATTGTCTAGAATGATACAAACTAAGATTGATAAGAGTAAGATAATAAATAATTTAAATAGCACTAATGCTACAGAGGTATTATCAGCAGCACAAGGAAAAGTTCTTAAGACAGAAATAGGTACTAAATTAAATATATCTGATATAGTAGATAATTTAACCACTAATAATCCTAATAAGGCCTTATCAGCGAATCAGGGCAGAATATTGTTTGGAATGATACAAACTAAGATTGATAAGAGTAAGATAATAAATAATTTAAATAGCACTAATGCTACAGAGGTATTATCAGCAGCACAAGGAAAAGCTCTTAAGATAGAAATAGATACTAAATTAAATATATCTGATATAGTAGATGATTTAGTTACTAATGATCCTGCTAAGGCCTTGTCAGCAGCTCAGGGGAAGAAATTAAACGAAAAGATAAATAAAAACAACACTCTTATAAAAGACCCAAGAGGCAATCTTATAACTAAATGGTCAGGAAATGGCAGTAATGGAACTAGTGGAGGTATTGGTATAGAAAATACTTTTTTAGGTATAAGGTCTGGTAATGCCATAACCACTGGCGGTTTTAATACGGCTTTTGGCTCTGAAAGTTTGAAAGATAACACTATAGGTACCAGGAATACTTCTATTGGACACGCTTCTTTACACAAATCAATAGATGGAGAAAAAAATGTAGCTATAGGGTCATATACTTTATATAATATGATTACAGGGAATAAAAATATAGCTATAGGAAATGAAGCTGGTTATTATATTGCTGACGGATTAACATTTCTACAGGCAACAAATAATTCTATTTTCATAGGAAATAATGCTAAAGCGCTAGCAGATAACAGCATTAATGAGATAGTTATAGGTGATGACGCTATAGGAAGAGGAAATAATACGGTAGTCATAGGTAAGGAAGGTAGTATTACATCTACTCATTTAGGAGGTATATTGCACAGCGCAGGCTTTAACAAAAGAAGTAAAATAATGGGAGGATTTACCTATAATGTAGGTGATGTAGTTTTTTACGATTGGGTTTTTTATAAGAGAACTGGATCTGCTGTCACTATCACTAGTACCACCCCTACCCCACCTTCTGATCCTAATTGGGAAGATATTAGTTCTGATAAACTGCGAAAAGTAGGTACTAATAATCTCATAACTAAATGGTCAGGAAGGAACAGTAATGGAACTAGTGCAGGTAGTGGTATAGAAAATAGTTTTTTAGGTATAATGTCTGGTAATGCCATAACCACTGGCAAATTTAATACGGCTTTTGGTTTTAAAAGTTTGAGGGATAATACTACAGGTCATAGGAATACTTCTATTGGCTCATATTCTCTCGCTTTTAACACTATAGGTGCTATGAATACTTCTATTGGGCACTCTTCTTTATACAACTTAGTAAATGGAGAAAAAAATGTAGCAATAGGCTCACATCCTTTATATACGATGACTACAGGGAATAACAATGTAGCTATAGGGCCACTTGCTTTATATGAAATAACTACAGGTGATAATAATATAGCTATAGGAAATAACGCTGGTTATAATATTCGAAACGGAACATATCTCAGAGTATCAAATAATTCTATTTTTATAGGAAATGATGTTAACGCGCTAAACGCTAACAGCTCTAATGAGATAGTTATAGGTAATGCCGCTACAGGAAAAGGAAATAATACGGTAGTCATAGGTAAGGAAGATAGTATTACATCTACTCATTTAGGAGGTATATTGCACAGTGCAGGTTTTAACAAAAGAAGTAAAATGAGTGGGTTTACTTATAATGTAGGCGATGTAGTTCTTTACGATGGGGTTTTTTATAAGAGAACTGGATCTGCTATTACTATCCCTGTAACTGGCCCTAGCCCTACCCCGTCTTCTGATCCTAATTGGGAGGATATTAGTTCTGATAAACTGCTAAAAATAGGGAGAAATAATCTCATAGCTAAATGGTCAGGAAAGGGCAGTAATGGAACTAATGCAGGTACTGGTAAAGAAAATATTTTTTTAGGTATAATGTCTGGTAATGCCATAACCTCTGGCGATCGGAATACGGCTTTTGGATTTAAAAGTTTTGAAGATAATACTACAGGTGAAAAGAATACTTCTTTTGGCGCATATTCTCTCGCTGATAACGATACAGGTTCTAGGAATACTTCTATTGGATACGCTTCTTTATACAAATTAGCAAGTGGAAGAAGAAATGTAGCAGTAGGCTCACACCCTTTATATGAAATGACTTCAGGGGATGATAATACAGCTATAGGAACAAATGCTTTATATAAAATAACTACAGGGGATAATAATACAACTATAGGGGCATATGCTTTACATAAAATAACTACAGGGGATAATAATACAGCTATAGGTACAAATGCTTTACATAAAATAACTACAGGGGATAATAATACAGCTATGGGAAATAAAGCTGGTTATTATATTTCTAACGGATCACTTCTCCTGACATCAAATAATTCTATTTTCATAGGAAATAATGTTAAAGCGGAAGCAGATAACAGCTCTAATGAGATAGTTATAGGTAATGACGCTAAAGGAAAAGGAGATAATACTGTAACCATTGGTAATAGTAATATTACTAAAACACACTTAAAAGGAATAGTTTATGCAAATGGCGTACAACTCTCTTCTGATAAACGTATCAAGAGCATAATAAGCATTTCAGATAAAGAATCAGACCTTAAAAAACTTTTAGATATAGAAATCACGGATTATACTATGAGAGATACTGATAAAATGGGTAATCAGCATTTTAAAAAAGTAATAGCTCAGCAGATAGAAGGTATAGTTCCAAATATTGTAGAAAAGAATAGCGGTGTGATTCCTAGCGTCTATGAATTTTCGAAATCGGTAGAAATCATTGATAATATGACATCAATTACTACAAAAAAATCTCACGGTTTTTCTAAGGGAGACATGGTAAGATTAAATTTGGATGATAAGCGAGAGATTTTAGTTAAAGTAAAAGAGATAAAAAGCGCTAATGCTTTTGTGGTAGATTTAGGAGATGAGGTACCTCCAGATAAAGTATTTGTATATGGTAAGCGAGTAGATGATTTGCGATCAGTAGATTACGATGGCCTTACCACTTTGAATATCTCAGCTACTCAAGCTGTTTTCAATCGTATAGTAGATTTAGAAAAAGAAAGCAGCATTATTAAATACGAGAATAGTATTCTTAAACAAGAGGTTAAGGTCCTCAAGGAAGGACTTTCTAATTCTAGAAAAGAGATTATTAAGAATTTAATTAATATCTTAAGTAAAGCTAAGATTATAGATGTTAAAGATCTTAAAAGTTTAATAGAAGAATAA
- the folB gene encoding dihydroneopterin aldolase → MNIIHIEGIKVYAFHGVMEEEKKIGSYYKVDIKLFLDLQRAAISDDLSDTINYSQVNDLVLEQMKISSDLLENLTHRINLTIKENFEKVSSVETKVTKINPPMNNGEVKQVSVIIKS, encoded by the coding sequence ATGAACATTATACATATAGAAGGAATTAAAGTATACGCCTTTCATGGTGTTATGGAAGAAGAAAAAAAAATAGGAAGCTATTACAAAGTAGATATAAAGTTATTTCTAGATTTACAAAGAGCAGCTATATCAGATGATTTGTCCGATACTATAAATTATTCCCAGGTGAATGACCTAGTTTTAGAACAGATGAAAATCTCTTCAGATTTGTTAGAAAACTTAACTCACAGAATAAATCTCACCATTAAAGAAAACTTCGAGAAGGTCTCTAGTGTGGAGACAAAAGTCACCAAAATAAACCCTCCTATGAATAATGGAGAAGTAAAACAAGTGAGTGTGATTATCAAATCATAG
- a CDS encoding C40 family peptidase, translating to MDEKSELVTQLLFGEHFKILEKKDKWCLIHNPFDDCEGYINSKQFSEIDYSLFEKLEKTPAAININTIASISNNEEMHAIPMGASLPFLTRDMLTFDKNVYRFYGESSFGEFNANSIKNIAFLYLNSPKMLGGKTVFGIDNSGFVQMVYKMCGKRISKNIASQIDKGESINFIKDTKIGDLVFFHKKNVIDHIGIILSNKTVIHVTEKVCIDTIDHLGIYNKELKKYSHNLKVIKRIL from the coding sequence ATGGATGAGAAAAGTGAGTTAGTAACACAATTACTATTTGGAGAGCATTTTAAAATTTTAGAAAAAAAAGATAAATGGTGTTTAATCCACAACCCATTTGACGATTGTGAGGGTTATATAAACAGTAAACAATTTTCTGAAATAGATTACTCATTATTCGAGAAATTAGAAAAAACGCCTGCCGCTATTAATATAAATACAATAGCTTCAATATCTAATAATGAAGAGATGCATGCCATACCAATGGGAGCGAGTTTACCATTTTTAACAAGAGATATGCTGACTTTTGACAAAAATGTTTACAGATTCTATGGAGAATCATCCTTTGGAGAATTCAATGCTAACAGCATAAAAAATATTGCTTTTTTATATTTGAATTCACCCAAAATGCTAGGTGGAAAAACTGTTTTTGGAATAGATAATTCTGGATTCGTTCAAATGGTATACAAAATGTGTGGAAAGAGAATATCTAAAAACATAGCTTCTCAAATCGATAAGGGCGAAAGCATAAATTTCATAAAAGACACGAAAATTGGAGATTTAGTATTCTTTCACAAGAAAAATGTTATAGATCATATTGGAATAATATTATCTAATAAAACCGTGATACACGTAACTGAAAAGGTATGTATCGATACTATAGATCACTTAGGGATTTACAATAAAGAATTAAAGAAGTATTCACACAATTTAAAAGTAATAAAGAGGATATTATAA
- a CDS encoding peptide MFS transporter: MNTETKDLFKTKLFGHPVGLFILFFTEMWERFSYYGMRALLVIFLITVNTGENPGWSWERENALSLLGTYALLVYLTPVLGGYMADKKFGYRKAVIIGAVLMTLGHTSMAIETPLFLYIGIGLLALGNGFFKPNITSIISEMYKNHQDKKDAAYTIFYMGVNSGAFLGIMLCGYIGEKISWSFGFGLAGIFMFLGMLQFWLASPIFGSLGEKPKHDESEDESENEKLENTTDNTTLNPFTIFDKILIGVFSLLSLSWIFNDPVSKIGDYNFMNLDVINYDISNIVVTTAFVIFLFIIVSRIVRYDTIVRDRLIAIAIFAILNIFFWACFEQAAGSLAIFAKDYTFRALSGESASLFKIIDTLVTVIPLLIISYVLYMLFSRTYTRIKLSNIILGFSFVFIWAIVIYKLYNEFSTENTEVPATWFGILNSLFIIVLAPLFSKWWESKYNPTAAFKYGFGLILLGLGFSFLVYGSMNIPQGAETASISMAWLILAYLFHTMGELCLSPLGLSYLSKLVPPKMLGFMFGIFYLAMAIGNKIAHSLGGKIDDIVSQYDMATFFLIFTLIPILVGIIIMLLNPLLKKLMHGVR; this comes from the coding sequence ATGAATACAGAGACAAAAGACCTTTTCAAAACTAAATTATTTGGACATCCAGTAGGGTTGTTCATCCTTTTCTTTACAGAGATGTGGGAGAGATTTTCCTACTATGGGATGAGAGCGTTATTGGTAATATTCTTAATAACAGTAAATACAGGAGAAAATCCCGGTTGGAGTTGGGAAAGAGAAAATGCTTTGAGTCTTTTGGGGACATATGCCCTTTTGGTTTATTTAACTCCCGTATTAGGAGGATATATGGCTGATAAAAAATTTGGATATAGAAAAGCCGTAATAATAGGAGCCGTCCTAATGACACTAGGACACACTTCTATGGCCATAGAGACTCCTCTATTTTTATATATAGGTATAGGCCTTTTAGCCTTGGGTAATGGTTTTTTTAAACCTAATATTACATCTATAATATCTGAAATGTATAAGAATCATCAAGATAAAAAAGATGCTGCATATACTATTTTCTACATGGGTGTAAACTCTGGTGCTTTTCTAGGAATTATGTTATGTGGATATATTGGTGAAAAAATATCTTGGAGCTTTGGATTTGGACTAGCTGGTATTTTCATGTTTTTAGGGATGTTACAATTTTGGTTAGCCTCTCCTATTTTCGGGAGTTTAGGCGAAAAACCAAAACACGATGAAAGCGAAGATGAAAGTGAGAATGAAAAATTAGAGAACACTACCGATAATACAACATTAAATCCATTTACGATTTTTGATAAAATATTAATAGGTGTATTTTCATTACTATCTCTGAGTTGGATATTTAATGATCCAGTATCCAAGATAGGGGATTATAATTTTATGAATCTAGATGTAATTAATTACGACATCTCTAATATTGTAGTGACAACTGCTTTTGTTATATTTTTATTCATAATAGTATCTCGTATAGTACGATATGACACTATTGTTAGAGATAGATTAATAGCCATAGCTATTTTCGCTATACTAAACATATTTTTCTGGGCTTGTTTCGAACAAGCAGCCGGTTCTTTAGCCATCTTTGCAAAAGACTATACTTTTAGAGCACTATCGGGAGAGTCAGCTAGCCTTTTTAAAATTATAGATACATTAGTTACGGTTATTCCATTGCTTATCATCTCATATGTTTTATATATGCTTTTCTCTAGAACATATACTAGAATTAAACTTTCAAATATCATCTTAGGGTTTAGCTTTGTTTTCATTTGGGCTATAGTAATCTACAAACTGTACAATGAATTTTCTACTGAAAACACAGAAGTACCAGCTACTTGGTTTGGTATTTTGAATTCCTTATTTATAATTGTACTAGCGCCATTATTCTCAAAGTGGTGGGAAAGTAAATACAACCCTACTGCAGCTTTTAAATACGGTTTTGGTTTAATACTATTAGGTTTAGGATTTTCATTTTTAGTTTATGGATCTATGAATATCCCTCAAGGTGCTGAAACAGCTTCTATAAGTATGGCATGGCTTATTTTAGCTTATCTATTCCACACTATGGGAGAATTGTGTCTGTCTCCTTTAGGATTATCTTATCTGAGTAAATTAGTTCCACCTAAAATGTTAGGATTTATGTTTGGAATCTTTTATTTGGCTATGGCAATAGGTAATAAAATAGCTCATTCCCTAGGAGGTAAGATAGATGATATAGTATCACAATACGATATGGCTACTTTCTTTTTAATATTTACTCTGATTCCTATACTAGTTGGAATAATAATAATGTTATTAAACCCTCTATTGAAGAAACTAATGCATGGTGTTAGGTAA
- a CDS encoding riboflavin synthase, producing MFTGIIESIARVEEIKMYSENIRISLSCDFVSELKVDQSISHNGICLTVESINGNIYTTTAIKETVGKTNIGSFVVGDEINVERCLKIGDRLDGHLVQGHIDQTGVCTDILRNEGSDTFYFSYDRELGNITVKKGSITINGVSLTVVDSGEGMFSVAIIPYTYNNTNFRTLKVNDIVNLEFDIVGKYIHKLCGYNK from the coding sequence ATGTTTACAGGTATTATAGAATCTATAGCCAGAGTAGAAGAGATAAAAATGTATTCAGAAAATATACGGATTAGCCTATCGTGTGACTTTGTCTCCGAATTAAAAGTGGATCAAAGTATTTCTCACAACGGAATCTGTCTGACTGTAGAATCTATAAATGGAAATATATATACCACCACGGCTATTAAGGAAACTGTAGGTAAAACCAACATAGGCTCTTTTGTGGTAGGAGATGAGATAAACGTAGAGAGATGCCTGAAGATAGGCGATAGACTAGATGGACACTTAGTACAGGGACATATAGATCAAACTGGTGTTTGCACCGATATATTGAGAAATGAAGGTAGTGATACTTTTTATTTCTCTTATGATAGAGAATTGGGAAATATAACAGTTAAAAAAGGATCAATAACTATCAATGGTGTTAGCCTGACAGTGGTCGATTCTGGTGAAGGAATGTTTAGTGTAGCTATAATCCCCTACACTTACAATAACACAAATTTTAGAACGTTAAAAGTAAATGATATTGTAAACTTAGAATTTGATATAGTGGGAAAATATATTCATAAGTTATGTGGATATAATAAATAA
- a CDS encoding T9SS type B sorting domain-containing protein gives MLRFYTIFLFIFTSLHSFASHNRAGEIIYKHLGGLTYQVTIITHTKASVHTDRCYLYIDWGDGTPPSTLYRINGPPNINCKNGGEILKNDIKVNKYVGTHTYSSRGTYSIHMQDPTRNVGVLNIPRSVYEPFYINSIIYAGYDNSSPVLSNPPVDIGCIDTPFTHNLGAFDMENDSLSFKLVDCKGNNGKPIPTTYSRAYNLNDIKIDRNGTITWNSPNTIGTFNIAVEITEYRKSNTGKWTAIGKIIRDMQIDILDCKNTPPTIEVEEKYCVEAGKTLSFDVTANDIDNDEVSLKALGRPFFLVPEANFDPKKGSVPITSTFTWNTDCSLIQKNEYKVFFKADDFPQEEDRKGTSFQKAVTIQVIAPKPKGLTVSIKDEKFHLTWNKYELCSKSEKNDLKGYKIYRKKHNANNSKQECLQGVTDSNFELIADLDGRDNNNYTDTNKGLPFDRGAKYCYVVTAIFKDQAESYPSDGMCGELDITVPIITEASVSFTSMNVQTTGSINVKWLRPQDLKGTLATTSLTYNLMYAENLNNEDKFTQITNISNTDSELSFSHTGVNTFEKNHRYRVDMSSGNSSIASTPFLRLRHGDKKVKIYIDQNVPWHTDSIQIYRAKNKDFVQSNDSDFIKVGSSKTLDFIDTGLTNGKEECYKVKVFGKYSSSKITQKIINFSQIACIVPNENEIKCTPTINLNSNYCSDGLYRISWDNPKGNCANYIAKYEIHHSKKIDGHYSKLLDIENANTTEYIITDDKYTIGHFKIRYVDDVGNKSAFSNVVSLYACSEFILPNIFTPNGDGVNDIYRIIPPSNLKKLSIVIYSRWGKEVFQTNNPNINWDGVNQNTGKKCSDGVYFYACDVEVIIDGNVKEKNYSGNIHLYRSVENMENYGH, from the coding sequence GTGCTTAGATTTTATACCATATTTTTATTCATATTCACTTCTTTGCATTCCTTTGCCAGTCACAATCGTGCTGGAGAGATAATATATAAGCACTTAGGCGGATTGACATATCAAGTCACCATAATAACTCATACAAAAGCCTCTGTTCATACTGACCGTTGTTATCTTTATATAGACTGGGGAGATGGTACGCCTCCTTCAACTCTTTATAGAATTAATGGGCCTCCTAATATCAACTGCAAAAATGGAGGTGAAATATTAAAAAACGATATAAAGGTAAATAAATACGTCGGCACTCATACTTATTCTTCTAGGGGGACCTATAGTATTCACATGCAAGATCCAACCAGAAATGTAGGAGTTCTAAATATACCTAGGTCTGTATACGAACCTTTTTATATCAATTCTATAATATATGCAGGTTATGACAATTCGTCTCCAGTATTGAGCAATCCACCTGTAGATATTGGATGCATAGATACTCCCTTCACACATAATCTGGGAGCCTTTGATATGGAAAATGACAGTCTGTCTTTTAAGCTAGTCGACTGCAAAGGTAATAATGGTAAGCCTATTCCAACTACGTATTCCAGAGCCTATAATCTAAATGATATAAAAATAGATAGAAATGGAACTATTACTTGGAATTCTCCAAATACAATAGGGACTTTTAACATAGCTGTAGAAATAACTGAATATAGAAAAAGTAATACTGGTAAATGGACAGCTATAGGAAAGATAATTAGAGATATGCAAATAGATATCTTAGACTGTAAAAACACCCCTCCTACAATTGAGGTTGAAGAAAAATATTGCGTTGAAGCAGGAAAAACTCTTTCATTTGACGTAACGGCTAATGATATAGATAATGATGAAGTTTCGCTTAAAGCCCTAGGCAGACCATTTTTCTTAGTTCCAGAAGCAAATTTCGATCCCAAAAAAGGCTCAGTACCCATCACATCTACATTTACATGGAATACGGATTGCTCTTTGATTCAAAAGAATGAATATAAAGTCTTCTTCAAAGCTGATGATTTTCCCCAAGAGGAAGATAGAAAAGGGACTTCTTTTCAAAAAGCAGTTACCATACAAGTGATAGCTCCCAAGCCAAAAGGTCTGACAGTATCAATTAAAGATGAAAAATTCCATTTGACTTGGAATAAATACGAATTATGCTCCAAATCTGAAAAAAATGATCTAAAAGGTTATAAGATATACAGAAAAAAACACAATGCAAATAACTCAAAACAAGAGTGTCTACAAGGCGTAACCGATAGTAATTTTGAATTAATAGCTGATCTAGATGGAAGGGATAATAACAATTATACCGATACTAATAAAGGTTTGCCTTTTGACAGGGGTGCCAAGTATTGCTATGTAGTCACTGCTATTTTCAAAGACCAAGCAGAGAGTTATCCCTCAGATGGAATGTGTGGCGAATTAGATATTACTGTCCCAATAATTACAGAGGCTAGTGTATCGTTTACTTCTATGAATGTACAAACTACTGGCTCAATAAATGTAAAATGGCTTAGGCCTCAAGATTTAAAAGGAACATTAGCAACAACTTCTCTTACATATAATCTAATGTATGCTGAAAACTTGAACAATGAAGACAAATTCACTCAAATAACTAACATAAGTAATACAGACAGTGAATTAAGTTTTTCTCATACAGGCGTAAATACTTTTGAAAAAAATCATAGGTATAGAGTAGATATGTCTAGTGGCAATAGCTCTATTGCATCTACCCCATTTTTAAGGCTGAGACATGGGGATAAAAAAGTTAAGATATATATAGACCAAAATGTTCCATGGCATACGGATTCTATACAGATATATAGGGCTAAGAACAAAGATTTTGTTCAATCTAATGACAGTGACTTTATAAAAGTAGGAAGTAGTAAAACTCTAGATTTTATAGATACTGGATTGACAAATGGAAAAGAAGAATGTTATAAAGTAAAAGTATTTGGTAAATATTCTTCATCTAAGATTACTCAAAAAATTATCAATTTTTCTCAAATAGCTTGTATAGTGCCCAATGAAAATGAGATAAAGTGCACTCCCACTATAAACCTAAATAGCAACTATTGTTCCGATGGTTTATATCGTATAAGTTGGGATAATCCTAAAGGCAACTGTGCAAACTATATAGCTAAATATGAAATACATCACTCAAAAAAAATAGATGGCCACTACAGTAAATTATTAGACATAGAAAACGCTAATACAACTGAGTACATCATAACTGATGACAAATACACAATTGGACATTTTAAAATTAGATATGTAGATGACGTAGGAAACAAAAGCGCATTTAGCAATGTGGTCTCTCTGTATGCCTGTTCAGAATTTATACTTCCCAATATATTCACTCCTAACGGTGACGGAGTAAATGACATTTATAGAATAATACCTCCATCAAACCTAAAAAAGCTAAGTATAGTGATCTATAGTCGTTGGGGCAAAGAAGTTTTTCAAACAAATAATCCAAATATAAATTGGGATGGCGTCAATCAAAATACAGGAAAAAAGTGTTCAGATGGAGTGTATTTCTACGCCTGTGATGTAGAAGTAATAATAGATGGTAATGTAAAAGAAAAGAATTACAGTGGTAATATCCATTTGTATAGATCCGTAGAAAATATGGAAAATTACGGTCATTAA